GAAGCATACcaactttataaattatttagcaaaaaaaaaaacttttaaaaattacgTGACCCTTGTAGTACTaaattcttaaaattttgtCTTTATTTATCCCGTATATGTGACATGACAACTATGGCAATTTAACGGCGTTAACCATCTCATAACTCATTCGTAACCGGCGAGCAAGCAGGGTGAGTGAAGGAACTCAGGTCCCACGCGTCTCCTCGAATGGCGAGCTTTCTCTCTGGCGCCATCTGGTCTGTGGGTTCTACAATCGGACGGCTGTGCTGCAGACGTTAAAACTCTCAATAATTCAATGTTGATGACTTGGCATTATATCACTGGACAGCTACTGAACACGAAAGTTATCTGACTAGCCAAGCTCGGAACAGAAGCTAACCTCTTTAGTTTCATTTACTCTAGTTATCAAAATTTTGGCAAAAACtattagtaataaatatttataaaacaactttttaaataggttatggtTATAATAAGAGAAGCTTCTTAAATTTGTAGATTTATAGGTGATTGTTGtagttcttttctttttatagcaactataattttttattctaagAGTGCAACAAGTGTATTTATCTCCTCAACAGCTTTAAAAATGACGGGGACATCTTACCAGCAGTTTATGTTGATGTTTTTACTCGAATTCAAATCCAAATAAATgcttgaattaaaaaaaacttcaaacgCATATGTTTTTGTGAACACTGAAAATTAACCTTTTTGCTCGTAGTctaaatgaaatgaaattatGAAACTATATGAATTGACAAAAAGGTAAAGAAACTATGGGACCCAAAGTGAAAAGATGGGTTTATTTGTCAACACCGTAACGGGTTTGGGTTGGTAAAGTGTAAACGCAGTTTTGAGCCTTGCTGGTCTTCTCATTACACCGTTACTAGTTTGGTGATTCACCATGGGGATAACGCTAGAGCTGGAAAAACCAACAACCTATGAACAAGTGTCGGAATTTGAGCAGACTGTTCTGAGCCTTGCTTGTCTTCTCACTGCAACGTTACTCTGGTCCAAACAAAGAATTAATCTGATTTATGTGTGTAGTAACTGCCGCATACAagagttttaaattaaacaaaaaaacccTTAAAGAAATAAAAGGCAGAATACGTATGAAAGAAGCAAAATCTTGACGAATCCAAAACGCTTCTTTTATAAGTTTGTGTGTGATATATACATCGAAAACATTTAAAACAGAAAAGcatgagaaggagaagaaacgtGTGCTGAGTCTGTGACGCAAATCACTAATAACTGCCGCAAGCATCCATTTAATTTCACATATAGGTCCCACTCATCAtccatatcatcatcatcatccttgaTCCACTTCATTCACAACAGTAACATCATCATAGTGAttatgatgacgatgatgatcaTCTGTAGTTTTTCAATATACGCTTTAAGTTTTGAAGAGATTGAACCGGCCTAATCACACATTAGCAACCCAAAGACTAATCACCCTAACGTTTATCGCAAGCAAATTAAGCTCGTTCACATATGCCATAAAGTATCAATGAAATAAATAGATCAAGAAATATTAagtttattacttttttttggtCAGCGTTTTATTACTTCTTTTTCACTAAACAAGTAGTCTTGAAAAGCAGATGTTGTCATATCCTCACATTGAGcgttttttattgtttttcttttgtaaaaaataaactGATCTGTTTACTTTTAGTCTTTGtaatctttttttccttttagaaATCTATTCAAACCTGATAATAAAAGCGAAAGACTAAAGCTAAAACCAAATGGACAAAATGATCTAAAATAATAGTGGGTGGGACAATTCCAATTCCATTTCTCCATTATTTTGGCccaatttgaaaaagaaaataaacaaacattaattgtaaaaaaaaatataaaagagttTAGTGAATTAAAGGTGTCAATATCACTAAATACCCacatattttaatttcagaAAGGGTTTGGTATCTAGTATCTACCAAACTTGTTCAACGCATTTGAGTATATTCTTTTTACGACTAACTAATCATATGAGTAAAGAACTTTGCATAATAGAAAACACATTCCATATTTATTAATTTCTGAAACACATAAACAACTATGAACACCAGGGTCTCATTAAGAAAGCAAGAacccagagaaaaaaaaacaagaactgcaatgtaaaatatttgtttgattttatattatcatactatatatattacttaagaACTATCACAAATTAGAAATAAATCCTAATATAACTTAGGATTCGATCCGTTGgagtaaaaaaaagaaggattCTAACAACCccaaataattaagaaaaaccCCATTTCCATGTATAATCACAGACGAGAAGGATACACAAACCATGGAagctttgtttttttgtttgctcacataatattgcagcttgaTGTGTTCTCATCATTGAAATAATTAGAATACTGATCACCACCATGAGGCGGATAAGGGTATGGATACGGGTACGGGTAAGGATGTTGTTGGTGCGGTTGAGGTGGCAAATAGTTGACCTCGGGTGGTGGCCGAGCGTACATCATCGGTTGGAACCGCTCGTTGCCCATGGCTCGTTGCTGGTTCATAACCGCTGCTAAGTattgttgctgttgttgttgctgctgctgttgtAAGTAGGGATTTCCCGGCATTGAGTCTTGGCCGCCTCCCGAACCAGCATGGCCTTGGAAATATCCTGGCGGGGCTCCTGCAGCTGAGCCACCACCGCCACCTCCTGGACCCATCGCAGGTAATCCTTGAACCGCTTGCATATTATTACCCATTGGACCAGGACCACCACCCATTGATGGTAGACTACCCATTGGCCCACCCATTGGCATATTCATGGTCTGAGGTCCGCCATTGCCACCTCCCAATGGACGGAAACCTGGCGGGAGTCCTCCACCCATGGGTCCTCCTCCGcctccgccaccaccaccaccaccagcacCACCCTTTTTGCCTCCGTTGGGACCACCTATCATCTGGCCTCCTCCTTTATTATTACCGTTAGGACCTCCACCACCTCCGCCATTTTTTACATCTAATGGAGGACCACCACCGTTTTTACCGCCGTTCTTTCCTCCGCCTTGATTTGGATTCCCCACATTACCGCCACCACCTCCACCGGGGGGACCTCCCTTCATACCACCATTACCTCCGCCGCCGCCAGGCATTTGAACAGGAAAAGGAACACCACCGGGGCCTCCTTTACCCACAATTTTGCCACCGGCGGGTCCAGGACCACCACCGCCGTTATTCTGAGCGTTGGGCATCATCATCATGTTAGGCATCATCATGTTACCTCCACCACCACCCATCATAGGCTTCATCTTGTTAGGCGGAGGGTGGTCGTCAAACTCGTCATCGTCCAACTCATCATCATCGTCGaactcatcatcatcaaactCGTCATCATCACTGAAATCGTCGTCATCATCTTCAGGAACATCAAACTTCACAGCCTTCTGATTAGGATTCTGAGGGTTCTTGTTCATGGGAACAGAGCCAGGTCCCGGACCCTTTAACTGAGGTGGAGGAAGCTTCAGATCTTGAAACGCTTTCATCTGCTGAAGCTGTTGAAGCTGCTGAAGTTGCTGAGGATTCAGCTGCTGCATCTGTTGTGGAGTTAACTGTGGAAGAATCATCTTCGGCGGCCCACCTCCGcctcctccaccaccgccaCCTCCCTTCTGGCCTTTGTTATTGTTTCCACCGCCGCCACCGCCACCACCTTTGCCGCCGTGGTCAATCTGCATGCCTTTGAGCTGATTAGCCAAGTTGGGTTGGTTCTGATTGGTGTTATTTGCCTTTGGAGCTCCCCAGATTTCGGCATGTTTACCAGATTTCAAGAGCTTCTTGATCAGGACCGAAGGGTCTACGTTTCCAGATACTGTCACTTTCCCTTGCTCTGCGTCTATCTTTGTCGTGAAAACACCTGTTTCAGGTCCGAAAACAACATAGCGTAAGTCAATTGAAGTCTTTAGTCAAATCAgaattaaaagtgaaaattttcGTAAGTCAAAATGTAGAAGGTGATATTTTGGAAGATCTTTGTTTTTTAGCTTCTCTACCTTCAATCTTCTGCAAgatttttttcactttctgCTTACAACCATCACAGTGAATATTCACTTTAAGAACACAAGTCTACACAAGAAAACATCACAACAACAGAGTAAGCTCTCATATTAAATATTAGAATAATACCATCGAAACAGGAAGATATAAATGTGGTGAGCAAACAAACCTGTATCTTCATAAACTCTTCTTTActcatttttctaattttaattgaaatattCTATCTCGCTAGATCTGAGAAAAACTCCTCTGGTTCTTGAAAGTTAGATGTGCACAATCAAGAACGTAGAACAATGTAAAGGAGAATTAAAACGATTATGAATTACATATAGTaatagagagagggagaggtAGTAATAATGAGGCGTGGGGTGTAGTGAAGTATGGAGAAAAGTGGGGCCTACTCACTTCTAAATCCACCGTACATTAGAAAGATTCCCATATTAGATACATGGGTCCCGCTACGTTTCCAGTAACTGACGATCCTCGCCGTTGATTATTATTTTCCCATATCGAGTGTTTTTTTTAGTCTGCGTTGCACCGAAGTATTACTACTACTCATCGGCTCGACCCAGCTCGGCTCTTCGAACCGGTTTGATTTTCCGGTACACTTATAGGTATTTTTCTCTGGTACTTGTAGGCTTTAACTTCCCTTTTGACCGCTCACCTACATCATGCAGATAGGATGATTTCTTTGTTATTCGCTCTTTTTGACAGACGTAACAAGCAAATCAAGACGTTGTGCCCTGTATCATGTTTGGGCTTCTGCTGCCCCTGTGTGGGTTTAAGGTTCTGGAAACGTCATGTTGTTTGCCGGCATAGTTAATCACGGACATATCTTCGTCCGTTGGTCTTGTGTGGATCTATTTTATCTATAACAAAATtagttgggaaaaaaaaaaaacaagcaaatCAAGAATCTGTTGATTTATTCatcagtttaataaaaaaaaggaaaaattgaAGTTAGAATATTGTTACGACTTTCCcattatttattgtttctttttgaaGCTACATAGATCTTGCATTAGTTATGAAACACTTAGACGATCGGTTGCAGTATGCTTTCGATATATGAGACATTGTATTGATAGCCATCACAAGACCAAACGGCGCATGCATTATGTCATCTCAAACAGTAGTCTTAGTATGGCCAAAACGAACTCATCTCTGTATGCAAATGAACGTTATCTGGAACAAAGATTTTCAGGTTTTTCTGAAGATGTTGCATCTAGAATTCTCTTCGTAGGCTGTGGATGATGTGACTGTGACCTGCCATGCACGTTTTGAATGTCGCGGTTAACAGGTTGATCGACCTTCTTCTGAAAATGATAATGTTTGTGATGTTCATTTGTCATTAGTTGGTTTATAATTGGAAAAGTAtccttataaaaaataaaacaatgcaaatttAAAACTAGCGACGAGTGTGAGTGACACGAGCTATATAGAGATTGACACTGGACCACTGATCATAGTTTGTGAgtgaaattaaattttagtttttaccaaGGCAAAGCGAATGTGGTGTAACAATATACCTTAGAAGTCAGTGAAGAATTATTCTTTGTCCaagtaaaaaaacaattagcCTTTTCAATTCAAGGGAATAATGTTATTAATCAAATACAGAGTTGGGTTCAAACTTGGGAATCAGCaaacaaatattagaaaataatcaGGCATCGGACCATAATTAAAGGGTTTTGTCGGTCATGTTTTAGACCAACCCATCTCTTTTGTAGGGCTAAGTAACAATTAATACGTTCCCAGCcatccaacatatatttatagTGTTATTATGTCGATAATTTAATATACTGGGTGTAAGTATTTATATAGTAGTACTAAGCAACTTGTTCAACCAGTAAATTCTAGTGACAATGAGAAAGGACTTCAGTGTTCAGAAAACAAACTTTGCAAATCGCAACAAGCATATGTCCAAACACATGACATTAAATTGCgtaattttgttttaactttcGCCAGTCAATAAGTCGATGGGAAGAGGAAAATGCTAGccgttgagattgaagaaaggaTAGCCGGAAGCAGCAAGTGTATTGGACATTGCCATGTGAGCATCACTGACACTAGACCGTGTTGGGTCTTGAGCCATCTCTACTTCGAACTCCTCACTTTGACTCTTACAAGTCTTACTCTTCTTTTAACTCACTTtatcatttaattaatttaaacacCTTCActaatttcttcttcttttctaaataaaataattgttacCACCCTCCCTACGAGCCTAACCCGTATTAACTCATTAATCTGATTATATTATACCATCTCTATATTTATAATGTCCGTAGTACGTTTTTTATATTCTTACAGTTGAATTACCATcatgtgatttttttagtttggtcTTTTTAAATTCACACAAAGGacaatatttaatttaagtcTTGACCAAAACTTTAGTTGACCATTTTCACTATTTATTTGGCCAATTTGTTTAATGGTGCTATTAATAAAATACTGTTTGTCATTTAtcacatttaaaaattaatcacTGTATTTAGAGGGTTCTCGTGTGTgtaaaggaaaaataaaataaatcatatactTTATGAGTAAaggcaaaacaaaaataaatcataagtaaaCTACtttattacaaatatatattcttgTATAAAATGCATCGGTAGTTGTAAAAGTAAATTAACATATAATCTTGCCTTCTTGGTATATAacagaaaataaatcaatatttagaataaatacAAGACCATAATATATTCAATAgatttctctgatttttttttttgaaaaatatttcctCTGATTTTACGTGCAGGCAAAGAATAACTGTTAAATTTCCTTTTAGACATAAtaatagattttattttattttggtacaGAACTACACAAATAATAAGATATATGTATTTCATAATGAATGGCTAATAAATAGGCAGAGATTAGGGTGAGTACATgatatcataaaacaaaaaaatgcaaGATATTTGATGGGAGTTGGGTGAAGTGAGTTCTGAGctgttttgtttagtttttatttttattttatataaatgttatccTATCTTTCACGTGGTGCTATCAGAAACATGTCTGGCGCTCAAGAATGGCAATTTCAATTCGTATACTTGTAACAAAATatagttaacaaaaaaacaaaatatatgaaaaagaaaacagaagagaaaaaggaaatGAGAGGATTGGTATCGACCCGTTAAAGCCAACCCACTAAGTTGAATCATTCATATGCATTACAAGGACAAGTCTTTTCTGTGAGCTTTCTTGGATCATATTGATAATTGATCATCTTTGCACTATACATTAATTTACATACAAATATACATAACAGTGCATCTTAcataaagaacaaattattagttgtaaaataaataaaaaacactgtTGCAACCTTCTGGGTTGTCAAAATAAGCATTATCTTTAGCTACATGTTGACCCACAAAAAAATCTCAGTGCCTCTCCATATTATATCTTAGTAGATATTGTTTTCTAGTATTGTAAGTTCCCCTTAAGCCCGTGACCCGTTCGTGTCCTATTGCGTGATTCCTCCAACCAtcttatgtatatatacatgtatgtaTATAGTATTATACACCACTTacatttgttacaaaaaaaaattatacaccACTTACAGATACACTCATACTATAATCTGATGATTACGAGTGCGCGTTAGCGAGTAATAGTGTAGTACATTTATACAGAAACTGAAGAACAGTCTAGCTCTGTTCAGGACATAATCTAAAAATTTGGAGGccataaacattttttaagaatttttgtaatttttttttcttcaaccatcttatgtatatatacatgtatgtaTATAGTATTATACACCACTTACAGATACACGCATACTATTTTCTGATGATTACCAATGCGCGTTAGCGAGTTATAGTGTAATACATTTATACAGAAACTGAAGAACAGTCTTGAGTCTATCTCTGTTCAGGACATAATCTAAAAATTTAGAGGccataaacattttttaagaacttttgtaaattttttctTCACAGTTTTGAAACCTAAATCTATGTAAAAAATGTCAAAAAGTTTCGGAGCCAAATCCAATGTTTTATTAGATTTGGATTAAATCTGGCTGTCTTTGTTCACTGTTCAGTAATATAACTAACTTAATACGGATTGATCAAACTTTATAATACAagaaatatgattatttttattctcttatttttgttttttgttaaaaattgaATACTAGCCGCTAATTTATGTGTGGTTTCTTTGCCCGTTacaattcgtttttattttccCGCGATTATTTCATGTTGCTCGAAAAGAATTGTGAGTCCAAGTTAAGCGAAAACTCGAGGATGCAAATTCTACTCAGCTTTTAGTGTTAGTGTCCATTTGCATAATCAAATGATATTTAAAAAGCAATACTTTATTTGAGGCAATAGCAGAGAATAAAGAGAAAACAATACAGGCACTAAAActggtaattaaaaaaaaattaataagtaaTTTAAGATTGTTTTGTTTAGAGTAATAGTACTATGAAACTGTAAGAAAGTGTGTGgttcaattattgatagtcaAAAGACTTTTAGCACACTTGCTTAGTTATTTGCCAAAGTGGTCTTTGTTTTGCTCGTATATCAGCTTCACGTGACCCATTAAATTTTCCTCCTTTTTTCTCTCCAAAGTCAACACATCAATAACTTTTATAGTAGGATAGTAAATAAATTGAAGGTTATACGAGAGGAAAAataacatctatattattaaaactaaaatattttttgatattgttTAGAAACATAAATATCGATATGGAAAATTTGAATAGAATTAttacattaattgtattttcatattttaatgtgataatttcattaattaaattatcTTGCAACACTTCACATCATTAATCATATTAccacaataataataattgcatatttgtatttattagttaaacaatattaactttgtgccaattataaaatcaaaaatataaaataactagaTTTTACAAATGGTTAAacgttcggtttagtttgttttactaattttttattctAGTTTTAATCGGTGAAAAATTACATAgccaaaaaataattcaaagacatatttttgtgaataaaataataaaaatgtattacatttacTATCACTTAATTTGtcactccatataattattttactaaataaaaaactctttctattttacttaatttaGTCAAACACATAGAAAGAGTCATTtcattagtttataaaatcagagACATGAACATTGGCTATCCATTTAGGTACGGGTTGTTCAGCggatatcattttttttgttttgaaattatgcccgcttgaatattataaatttatgtgtggatTTTGAGTTGTGTCATTCTGGGTCTGGATGAGTTCAGTTCTAATGTATATGaacctaaaatatctaaataataaatgtatctgAAATGGATTCAGATATTTGTATCATAAATAACCATATTACCCGATTTGGTTCatgtcttttgaatacaattaattatattacgacacatctaaaatatgtaacactaattatgaaaaaaaaatatcaatatataaaaatgtaaaaaccaaTATTCGCGCGAGTCAGCCTTTAGTATAGTTTTATTTGAATGCATAAGGTGAACGATCTATTTCCCCACAAGAACTATTGTATAGTATCGGGTCCCCATCAAACTATGACCTCGTGCTAAAACTAGGAccgggcaaataaaccgaatccgaaaatccgaaccgaatccgatccgataaaaataaatccgaaccgatccgaacccgatgtaaataccgaatggatcttgttttgtggtatttcgggttatgggtattatccgaaccgaacccgaatctaaatggatatccgatagaacccgaaacattcaaaacttcgaaaagatcttgtaccaaacatgatctcaattcctaataagtatccaaaatacactaagaagtattgaacatctaaaatacttatctattacatgaaggttgatggttctattacatgaaggttgatggttgaagaTGACCATTGAATCTTaaattatttagattttgattttgttttcgttaaacaatatttcatgagaacttggttttcgttttatgcttttatttatttggttttctttttattagtaaatatgtttactttccgtttgattttgaatgattacggttgatgttccttatttttgaatcgattttacttaagttttggttacaaaataagtacaaatcaggtattttaaaactgaagaaccgatttcactcatgttttggttataaaataggtaaaaatcaggtacttttaaaccgaaaaaccgattgggacccgaacccgaaagtatattgggttgtaccgggtctttgaagatttactaactccgatccgaacccgatagaatccgaaccggtcccgaaccgaacttcatataatccgaatggggctgattttgataaacccgaaaaaccgaaacccgattggataaAACCAAAATCCGATGGGatcccgaatgcccatgcctagcTAAAACTCTATGAATTTTAATTTGTAAACTTATTTCTCCCTAaattataagtttaaatttatttctccCCAAACCGACAGTTTGAAACTTAATTATCCATAGATCATTATTTTAATCGGTATACTGTTAACCCAccaattttaaactaattaaacCAAAGAAAatcttaaattaatttttatttaaaaaaaaactgattcacgaataaaaaatgatttcaatttttttaataatcagtATCTGTACATTTTCCTTCGATCTCAGTCACATGTATCAAAACTGTGTACTTGTGTTTTCTAAACAAAGCAAGAAGCACCACTCTCTTAAGCTTCTCTGAACTGTGGGTGAGTGGCGAACTGCGGTGGATGAGTGGCGAACTGTTACAGGTGGGTATTGCTCGCGATTGTGGAGGGAGGAGGGCGAGTGGTGATTGGTGAGACTAAGCAAATTAAGAAGTCGTTAGTGTTGCTCGAAGGCTATGGCTGATCGGTGTTGAGAGTGATGGACAGACAAACAACTTTTTGGCAATTTTTGttgattagatttttttttgatgaatcagtttaaagaaaaaaattaggttttctTGGGTTTGATTGATTTGTTTAAAATTGGTGGGTTAATAGTAAACCGATTAAAACCATCGCATATGGACAATTAAATTTCGAATTATCGGTTTggaaagaaataaatttataatttataatttagagaaaaataagtttataactttaaattCATGGAATTTATCACAAAGTTATGGTTTGGCAGAGATCTAATGCTATACGATAGTTTTAGTAGGAAAATAGATCGTTCAGGTGAACGcatacattatttaaatttgttaggCTCTATATGAAAATGTTTGTGATAATGCgtttataaaacaaaagtaTGCATTGACCATTTTGGTGGGTGGTTAGAGAATATTGACATATACAAGTAAATGTCAAGCAGAAAAAGATAAAAGGAATGTTTCACCTTTATTGCAATTTCTATCAATAAATCGAAAATGTTTACGAGTTTTATTTTAGATCGATGTTCTCTGTTTCATATAACTACATAATTCACACATCAAATATATACAAGAATCTGGAACTTCCTATTACTTTCTTTCCACAACTAACTTTTTACTGCTTAGTTTAAACTGAATATACAGTAGATCCTAGACACTAGACGAGGTTTCGACAAACATGTTTCTATTATTCGCACATGTTCTTaataagcattttttttttgctactaATAAGCATTTGTTTACAAAACCATATCATACACTGTATTATGCTGTTATCATTAGGAGCCCGAGTGTTCTATTTGATTTTGTTGTCACAACGATTTAGATCCTTAGTATCCAAATACGACAAGACAGATTTGACTTTTGTTGGTTTGTAATATTCCCCCTTCCATCATCGGAAACACAAACAAGCCTCTCCATGTGCTCACTTCCTTCTCCAATAATCTCTTTTTGGGGGCTCTCAATATCACACTCGCTCTTTCTGTTTCTGTCACCCCTCTCTGTATTTTAATGTCTGCAaccaaaaaacacacacacacatatatatatatattttatttaacaagCGTGTATATGATTATCTCAAAATACAGTTTATAC
Above is a window of Brassica napus cultivar Da-Ae chromosome A10, Da-Ae, whole genome shotgun sequence DNA encoding:
- the LOC106354356 gene encoding heavy metal-associated isoprenylated plant protein 33-like; the encoded protein is MSKEEFMKIQTCVLKVNIHCDGCKQKVKKILQKIEGVFTTKIDAEQGKVTVSGNVDPSVLIKKLLKSGKHAEIWGAPKANNTNQNQPNLANQLKGMQIDHGGKGGGGGGGGNNNKGQKGGGGGGGGGGGPPKMILPQLTPQQMQQLNPQQLQQLQQLQQMKAFQDLKLPPPQLKGPGPGSVPMNKNPQNPNQKAVKFDVPEDDDDDFSDDDEFDDDEFDDDDELDDDEFDDHPPPNKMKPMMGGGGGNMMMPNMMMMPNAQNNGGGGPGPAGGKIVGKGGPGGVPFPVQMPGGGGGNGGMKGGPPGGGGGGNVGNPNQGGGKNGGKNGGGPPLDVKNGGGGGGPNGNNKGGGQMIGGPNGGKKGGAGGGGGGGGGGGPMGGGLPPGFRPLGGGNGGPQTMNMPMGGPMGSLPSMGGGPGPMGNNMQAVQGLPAMGPGGGGGGSAAGAPPGYFQGHAGSGGGQDSMPGNPYLQQQQQQQQQQYLAAVMNQQRAMGNERFQPMMYARPPPEVNYLPPQPHQQHPYPYPYPYPYPPHGGDQYSNYFNDENTSSCNIM